Proteins encoded by one window of Salvia splendens isolate huo1 chromosome 5, SspV2, whole genome shotgun sequence:
- the LOC121802233 gene encoding very-long-chain aldehyde decarbonylase CER1-like isoform X1 encodes MGMARRLQVCGNSTMGNTRNILIHVQGSKPQGFWVCHHIPFLANKNASQPVVDFLLSLSNGQGEQPDNRQEHRVRPGRQGEKLVLTKYTSEGARAHPICTMMIVVVFCRDDQIIFNGILFYIGNTYIKESHNLPWWRTDGVVWTILLHAGPVEFLYYWLHRALHHHFLYSRYHSHHHSSIVTEPITSVIHPFGEHVAYFALFSIPLLTTLWTSTASVVSFAGYITYIDFMNNMGHCNFEHIPKRLFSIFPPLKYLVYTPSYHSLHHTQFRTNYSLFMPFYDYVYGTMDKSSDTLYESSLVRKDDIPDLVHLTHLTTPESIYHLRLGFASFASEPHKSRWYLWLMWPVTIWSMMITWIYGRTFIVERNIFKNHKLQTWAVPKYTIQYCMHWQKEWINNLIEDAILEADEKGVKVLSLGLLNQEEGLNRNGDFFLRKHPQLKVKLIDGSSLAVAIVLNSIPKGTTQVVLRGNPTKVAYSVALALCEGGMQVFTLNEDDYKRIKAKLNSEAGNNLFLSKNIPSKIWLVGDGLSETEQLKASKGTMFIPFSQFPPKKTRKDCLYNTTPAMMAPKHIENLDSCENWLPRRVMSAWRVAGIVHAAEEWNVHECGNVVFGIEKIWKASLEHGFRPLVVCAEPNLN; translated from the exons ATGGGCATGGCTCGGAGACTACAAG TATGTGGTAATAGTACCATGGGCAATACACGCAACATACTCATACATGTTCAAGGATCCAAGCCACAGGGATTTTGGGTATGTCACCATATTCCCTTTCTTGCTAACAAGAATGCTTCACAACCAGTTGTGGATTTCCTACTCTCGCTATCGAACGGCCAAGGGGAGCAACCGGATAATCGACAAGAACATCGAGTTCGACCAGGTCGACAGGGAGAGAAATTGGTACTGACTAAATATACCTCCGAGGGGGCTCGAGCCCACCCCATTTGTACAATGATGATTGTGGTGGTGTTTTGCAGGGATGATCAGATCATATTCAATGGGATATTGTTCTATATTGGAAACACATACATCAAAGAGTCACATAATCTGCCGTGGTGGAGGACGGACGGCGTGGTCTGGACAATCCTCCTACACGCCGGTCCAGTGGAGTTCCTCTACTACTGGCTGCACCGGGCGTTGCACCACCACTTCTTGTATTCGCGCTACCACTCCCACCACCACTCCTCCATCGTCACCGAGCCCATCACAT CCGTGATCCATCCATTTGGGGAGCACGTAGCCTACTTCGCCCTCTTCTCGATACCACTGCTCACAACCTTGTGGACGAGCACTGCTTCCGTGGTGTCGTTTGCAGGTTACATCACCTACATCGACTTCATGAACAACATGGGACACTGCAACTTCGAGCACATACCCAAACGCCTCTTCTCCATCTTCCCTCCCCTCAAGTACCTCGTCTACACACCTTC ATACCACTCCTTGCATCACACTCAATTTCGGACCAATTATTCACTCTTCATGCCATTCTATGACTACGTCTACGGTACAATGGACAAGTCCTCTGATACGCTGTACGAAAGCTCACTAGTGAGGAAGGACGACATACCCGATCTGGTGCATCTCACTCATCTAACGACGCCAGAATCCATCTACCATCTACGTCTAGGATTTGCGAGCTTTGCATCCGAGCCTCACAAATCCAGGTGGTATCTGTGGCTGATGTGGCCGGTGACGATATGGTCTATGATGATCACTTGGATATACGGCCGCACATTCATTGTCGAGAGGAACATCTTCAAGAACCATAAACTGCAAACATGGGCTGTGCCCAAGTATACAATCCAA TACTGCATGCACTGGCAGAAAGAATGGATCAACAACCTGATTGAGGATGCCATACTCGAAGCTGATGAGAAGGGCGTAAAGGTTCTTAGCCTCGGGTTATTGAATCAG GAAGAAGGGCTTAACAGAAACGGCGATTTTTTCTTGAGAAAACACCCTCAGCTGAAAGTGAAATTGATAGATGGGAGTAGCTTAGCCGTTGCCATAGTTCTGAACAGCATTCCAAAGGGTACAACTCAGGTGGTGCTCCGAGGCAATCCAACCAAAGTTGCATATTCTGTCGCGCTCGCCTTATGCGAAGGGGGAATGCAG GTCTTCACATTGAACGAGGATGACTACAAGAGGATCAAAGCTAAGCTCAACTCCGAGGCTGGAAATAATCTGTTTCTCTCCAAAAACATCCCTTCCAAG ATATGGTTGGTGGGAGATGGACTAAGTGAAACAGAACAACTAAAAGCATCGAAAGGAACCATGTTCATCCCGTTCTCGCAGTTTCCCCCAAAGAAAACGCGCAAAGACTGCTTGTATAACACCACACCAGCAATGATGGCTCCAAAGCATATCGAGAATCTTGACTCTTGTGAG AACTGGCTGCCAAGAAGAGTGATGAGCGCATGGCGTGTAGCAGGAATCGTGCACGCTGCAGAGGAATGGAACGTGCACGAGTGTGGAAACGTGGTGTTTGGTATTGAGAAGATATGGAAGGCCAGTCTTGAGCATGGATTCCGCCCCCTCGTTGTGTGTGCTGAACCAAACCTCAACTAG
- the LOC121802233 gene encoding very-long-chain aldehyde decarbonylase CER1-like isoform X2: protein MASKPGILTEWPWAWLGDYKYVVIVPWAIHATYSYMFKDPSHRDFGYVTIFPFLLTRMLHNQLWISYSRYRTAKGSNRIIDKNIEFDQVDRERNWDDQIIFNGILFYIGNTYIKESHNLPWWRTDGVVWTILLHAGPVEFLYYWLHRALHHHFLYSRYHSHHHSSIVTEPITSVIHPFGEHVAYFALFSIPLLTTLWTSTASVVSFAGYITYIDFMNNMGHCNFEHIPKRLFSIFPPLKYLVYTPSYHSLHHTQFRTNYSLFMPFYDYVYGTMDKSSDTLYESSLVRKDDIPDLVHLTHLTTPESIYHLRLGFASFASEPHKSRWYLWLMWPVTIWSMMITWIYGRTFIVERNIFKNHKLQTWAVPKYTIQYCMHWQKEWINNLIEDAILEADEKGVKVLSLGLLNQEEGLNRNGDFFLRKHPQLKVKLIDGSSLAVAIVLNSIPKGTTQVVLRGNPTKVAYSVALALCEGGMQVFTLNEDDYKRIKAKLNSEAGNNLFLSKNIPSKIWLVGDGLSETEQLKASKGTMFIPFSQFPPKKTRKDCLYNTTPAMMAPKHIENLDSCENWLPRRVMSAWRVAGIVHAAEEWNVHECGNVVFGIEKIWKASLEHGFRPLVVCAEPNLN from the exons atggcTTCTAAACCAGGAATTCTCACTGAGTGGCCATGGGCATGGCTCGGAGACTACAAG TATGTGGTAATAGTACCATGGGCAATACACGCAACATACTCATACATGTTCAAGGATCCAAGCCACAGGGATTTTGGGTATGTCACCATATTCCCTTTCTTGCTAACAAGAATGCTTCACAACCAGTTGTGGATTTCCTACTCTCGCTATCGAACGGCCAAGGGGAGCAACCGGATAATCGACAAGAACATCGAGTTCGACCAGGTCGACAGGGAGAGAAATTG GGATGATCAGATCATATTCAATGGGATATTGTTCTATATTGGAAACACATACATCAAAGAGTCACATAATCTGCCGTGGTGGAGGACGGACGGCGTGGTCTGGACAATCCTCCTACACGCCGGTCCAGTGGAGTTCCTCTACTACTGGCTGCACCGGGCGTTGCACCACCACTTCTTGTATTCGCGCTACCACTCCCACCACCACTCCTCCATCGTCACCGAGCCCATCACAT CCGTGATCCATCCATTTGGGGAGCACGTAGCCTACTTCGCCCTCTTCTCGATACCACTGCTCACAACCTTGTGGACGAGCACTGCTTCCGTGGTGTCGTTTGCAGGTTACATCACCTACATCGACTTCATGAACAACATGGGACACTGCAACTTCGAGCACATACCCAAACGCCTCTTCTCCATCTTCCCTCCCCTCAAGTACCTCGTCTACACACCTTC ATACCACTCCTTGCATCACACTCAATTTCGGACCAATTATTCACTCTTCATGCCATTCTATGACTACGTCTACGGTACAATGGACAAGTCCTCTGATACGCTGTACGAAAGCTCACTAGTGAGGAAGGACGACATACCCGATCTGGTGCATCTCACTCATCTAACGACGCCAGAATCCATCTACCATCTACGTCTAGGATTTGCGAGCTTTGCATCCGAGCCTCACAAATCCAGGTGGTATCTGTGGCTGATGTGGCCGGTGACGATATGGTCTATGATGATCACTTGGATATACGGCCGCACATTCATTGTCGAGAGGAACATCTTCAAGAACCATAAACTGCAAACATGGGCTGTGCCCAAGTATACAATCCAA TACTGCATGCACTGGCAGAAAGAATGGATCAACAACCTGATTGAGGATGCCATACTCGAAGCTGATGAGAAGGGCGTAAAGGTTCTTAGCCTCGGGTTATTGAATCAG GAAGAAGGGCTTAACAGAAACGGCGATTTTTTCTTGAGAAAACACCCTCAGCTGAAAGTGAAATTGATAGATGGGAGTAGCTTAGCCGTTGCCATAGTTCTGAACAGCATTCCAAAGGGTACAACTCAGGTGGTGCTCCGAGGCAATCCAACCAAAGTTGCATATTCTGTCGCGCTCGCCTTATGCGAAGGGGGAATGCAG GTCTTCACATTGAACGAGGATGACTACAAGAGGATCAAAGCTAAGCTCAACTCCGAGGCTGGAAATAATCTGTTTCTCTCCAAAAACATCCCTTCCAAG ATATGGTTGGTGGGAGATGGACTAAGTGAAACAGAACAACTAAAAGCATCGAAAGGAACCATGTTCATCCCGTTCTCGCAGTTTCCCCCAAAGAAAACGCGCAAAGACTGCTTGTATAACACCACACCAGCAATGATGGCTCCAAAGCATATCGAGAATCTTGACTCTTGTGAG AACTGGCTGCCAAGAAGAGTGATGAGCGCATGGCGTGTAGCAGGAATCGTGCACGCTGCAGAGGAATGGAACGTGCACGAGTGTGGAAACGTGGTGTTTGGTATTGAGAAGATATGGAAGGCCAGTCTTGAGCATGGATTCCGCCCCCTCGTTGTGTGTGCTGAACCAAACCTCAACTAG
- the LOC121803692 gene encoding uncharacterized protein LOC121803692, which yields MQMVERYVREARMLIATQEQSEIAAALRLLDAALAVAPRMEVALELKVRSLLCLCRFKEVADMLQDYIPSLKMVISEDASTTSSSDNSSTQLSKERLTLLSSGGASEPACTCFSVSDLKKKVISGLFKNVEEVGQWRPENAWPPPRSAERAFLFPTTSSPPSNTPSPGSGQPERPPKTEFESISHLLYHIKLLIRRKTAAIAALDAGLYSEAVRHFTKILDGRRGAPQGFLSECYVHRASAFRK from the exons ATGCAGATGGTGGAGAGATACGTAAGGGAAGCCAGGATGCTGATCGCCACGCAGGAGCAGAGCGAGATCGCGGCGGCGCTCCGCCTCCTCGATGCGGCGCTAGCGGTGGCGCCGCGCATGGAGGTTGCGCTCGAGCTGAAGGTGCGGAGCCTGCTCTGCCTCTGCCGCTTTAAGGAGGTGGCGGACATGCTCCAGGACTACATTCCTAGCCTCAAAATGGTCATCTCCGAAGACGCGTCGACCACCAGTTCGTCCGATAACTCGTCGACTCAGCTATCGAAGGAACGACTCACGCTCCTTTCCTCCGGCGGCGCCTCCGAGCCAGCGTGTACGTGCTTCTCTGTCTCCGATTTGAAGAAGAAagttatttccggtttgttTAAGAACGTGGAGGAAGTTGGCCAATGGAG ACCGGAAAACGCCTGGCCACCGCCGCGTTCCGCCGAGAGAGCATTTCTCTTTCCTACGACATCTTCTCCTCCATCAAACACCCCCTCTCCGGGCTCCGGCCAGCCGGAACGGCCTCCGAAGACCGAATTCGAGAGCATCTCGCACCTCCTCTACCACATCAAGCTCCTCATCCGCCGCAAGACTGCCGCGATCGCCGCCCTCGACGCAGGACTCTACTCCGAAGCCGTTAGACACTTCACGAAAATCCTCGACGGCCGCCGAGGCGCGCCGCAGGGGTTTCTTTCAGAGTGCTACGTCCACCGCGCCTCGGCCTTCCGAAaatga
- the LOC121804443 gene encoding sister chromatid cohesion protein DCC1-like: protein MDNLHQQTACSAGAEAILSLQPSSSISLTYHSLFGPHNDLMLLELDDKLLPDILHQRVTLRGQPDEDAVLCTSSKTYAVKFVGTSNSMLLIPPSEDVSRSRNNKDDGSLAVASVLKVAPGCMEIVEVAPKLDELKLLLSQKPYSFGEASEMDISEEREETGLGLYRWEDLVERIRASDEELKMGLQSISAVEIDGYWRILDDSYMHAILSMLLHNVILNNWSINALDEDEVLGMLEADGFPRNIAKHCLQAYGSKVDDEGVCVSHLWKLDERCVCVCLAREILKGGKMKLEIFMEKWTRKLPDGMCASFEMLEGEILTEKLGIETWLYPFSVSSLPSTPAERFSILFQQRLKWEWKDLQPYVRDLKVPGLTSEALLLKYTRRSQPTAEAEPVFSAR, encoded by the exons ATGGATAATTTACACCAGCAAACTGCATGCTCTGCCGGCGCAGAAGCAATTCTAAGCCTTCAACCCAGCTCTTCAATTTCTCTCACTTATCATTCTCTATTTGGCCCCCACAATGACCTTATGCTTCTTGAACTCGACGACAAGCTCCTCCCTGACATCCTGCATCAAAG AGTAACACTAAGAGGACAGCCTGATGAGGATGCAGTTCTTTGTACTTCGTCAAAGACATATGCTGTTAAATTTGTGGGTACATCAAATTCCATGCTTCTCATACCTCCCTCAGAGGATGTCTCCAGATCCCGTAATAACAAAGATGATGGCAGCTTGGCAGTTGCATCTGTCCTCAAGGTTGCTCCCGGTTGCATGGAAATTGTTGAGGTAGCACCAAAATTAGATGAACTAAAATTGCTCCTCTCTCAAAAACCTTACAGTTTTGGTGAAGCCTCAGAGATGGACATATCAGAGGAGAGGGAGGAGACAGGGTTGGGTCTATACAGGTGGGAGGATCTAGTCGAAAGGATCCGGGCAAGTGATGAGGAATTAAAGATGGGTCTGCAATCCATTTCAGCAGTAGAAATTGATGGATACTGGCGGATTTTGGATGACAGTTATATGCACGCCATCCTAAGCATGCTTTTGCACAATGTGATATTGAACAATTGGTCTATCAATGCACTTGATGAGGATGAAGTTCTGGGCATGCTGGAAGCAGATGGATTTCCTAGAAATATTGCAAAGCATTGCTTGCAAGCCTATGGCAGTAAGGTGGATGACGAGGGTGTTTGTGTAAGTCATCTGTGGAAATTGGACGAGAGGTGTGTTTGTGTGTGCCTAGCAAGAGAAATCCTGAAAGGAGGGAAGATGAAACTTGAAATCTTTATGGAGAAGTGGACGCGGAAGCTTCCTGATGGGATGTGTGCTAGTTTTGAGATGTTGGAAGGTGAAATTCTAACAGAAAAGCTAGGAATTGAAACTTGGTTGTATCCTTTCAGTGTGTCTTCTCTCCCTTCGACTCCCGCAGAGCGGTTTTCCATACTGTTTCAGCAGCGGCTCAAGTGGGAGTGGAAGGATCTGCAGCCATATGTTCG GGATCTAAAGGTGCCAGGCCTTACTTCAGAGGCTTTACTCCTCAAATATACTAGAAGAAGTCAGCCTACTGCTGAGGCAGAGCCTGTTTTCAGTGCTAGATAA